The Phycisphaeraceae bacterium genome contains the following window.
GGGCAGGCGGCGAGCATGGGCTCGGTCATTGCGGCGGCCGGAACCAGGGGTAAGCGCTACGCGCTCAAGAACAGCCGAAACCTGCTGCACCAGCCACTGATCTCGGGCGTGATGGAAGGGCAGGCAACCGACATCGAGATCGAGGCGCGCGAGATGCTGCGCCTGCGCGACCGATTGTACAAGATTTACTCGGACGCGACGGGGCAGCCGACCTCAAAAATCGAGACGGACTGCGACCGCAATCTCTGGCTTGATGACGGCGAAATGAAGTCCTACGGGCTTGTGGATCAGATTCTGGCGAGTCTGCCCAAGAACGCCAAGAATTGAGGCACGTCAGGAAGTGTGCGGCGTTGTCGACGTCTGACGCTCGATGTTGCGCCAGCGATCGAAGTGTGCGCGCAGATCGGCGCGGAAGGACTCGATGGGGCGACCACGCAGCCACGGACGTCGAGCGTCGGGTTGTGTGGTGCCTTGAACGTGATTGACGCGGTTCTGAGTGGTGTCGTCGGGACGCATCGGTGTGCCCTCCGAGACAAAGATGCGCCGCATTCGTGGGTTTGGCCCGCGATCTAATGAGAGCGTGTTGGGCACGCGCCTCCGAGGTGTGCGTACTTTCCCAGTTCATCAGTGCGCGGGGGTGATAATGTGCGGCCGGTGCAGGGTGTGGTGGGTATAGTGGCTCTATGCGCTACGCGATGATCATGGCTGGCGGTTCGGGCACGAGGCTTTGGCCGGTGTCTCGGCAGGGACTTCCCAAGCAACTTATTCAGTTCATTGATCGCCCGGGCCGAATCGTGGCAGCCTCGCTTCTCGAACTGGCAGCCGAACGCCTTGAAGGGCTTGTCGATCGCGAACATCGCTTCATCTGCACGGGCGAAGCCTATCGGACGGCCATTCTCGCCACGGTTCCGGGATTCAGCGATGAGCAGATCCTCGGCGAACCCATGGGGCGCGATACGGTCAACGCGGTCGGTCTCACAGCTGCGGTGCTGGCCAAGCGCGACCCGGACGCGGTGTTTGCGGTGCTGACAGCCGATCATCTGATCGAGCCGATCGAAGTGTTTCATCGCGCGGTCGAGACTGGCTTTGAACTGGTGGAAGGGGACGCGTCGCGACTTGTGACGTTTGGCATCAAACCGACGTTTGCAGCGACTGGGTTTGGGTACATCGAGCAGGCTGAGGCGATAAATGGAACGCAAGGGCTCGGGTTTCGCGTGGCGAGGTTTGTCGAGAAACCGGCGCTGTCCGACGCGACGCGCTATGTCGAGAGCGGAAGGTTTTTCTGGAATGCGGGCATGTTTGTATTTCATGCGCGCACATTTCTGGATCTTCTGGCCAGACACCGACCCGAGAGCCATGCGGGGCTGATGAAGATCGCCGAGGCTTGGGGGACGGATCGGCAAAGGGCGGTGCTTGAGGCTGTGTACCCGACGCTGCCGAAGATCAGCGTTGACTATGCGATTATGGAGCCGGCTTCGAACGACTCGAGCGTGAGTATTTGTGGCGTGCGGATGGATGTGCAATGGCTCGATGTCGGGAGTTGGCCGGCCTATGGCGAGACGATTGAACCGGATGAAAATCTGAACCGCGTTTCGGGGCCTGGGCATGCGATTTTTGAGGACAGTCGAGGAAATCTCGTGGTGACGTCAGGCCGCATCGGGCACACGGTTTCGTTGCTCGGGTGTGATGATCTGATTGTGATCCAGACGCCGGACGCAACACTGGTGATGCCGCGGGATCGGGCACAGGATCTGAAAAAACTGCACGAGCATGTGCCGAGCGCGCTCAAGTGAGGCTCATGGCTCGCCCACGTTGAATCGTTCTCGCCACGCGCCGAAGCAGATCACGCGCCA
Protein-coding sequences here:
- a CDS encoding ATP-dependent Clp protease proteolytic subunit, which codes for MHSRSNTLVPIVVEQTGRGERAYDIFSRLLKDRIVFVTGPVMDDMANLVVAQLLFLQNEDAEADIHVYVNSPGGSVTAGLAIVDTMQYIAPDVCTYIIGQAASMGSVIAAAGTRGKRYALKNSRNLLHQPLISGVMEGQATDIEIEAREMLRLRDRLYKIYSDATGQPTSKIETDCDRNLWLDDGEMKSYGLVDQILASLPKNAKN